aatcagacaacttacattatatgatcagcTTATCAAGAAGAactgtttaaaatagtttaaaacaatcttttcaaagcattcatataacattagtaacaatcattacttatcattacctacaaaaacttgacaatcataatttatcttattatctataaaattcaaaaatcatcattacctatattattatttataaaaactcaaaaacagaaattgtgaactcaatgccaacattccatctgactgacttttctcaaatctttgttttcaaaggcatttttggcaattaaatcattattaacatttctatctttttacagtaattttcatccacattgtatttgaaataactttgatttgcataatgtccatccttcttggtatcttggaaaacactcagtattgctatactttttcattacgtcttctgtctccttgtattgttgcttgataaagcagctgcaatgatgtgtccttgttgttgaaTTGCGTCCTGGATGGTTGCAgtgaatgctgcagcttggttgctttgttctgcgcgtgtggctctgacaagcatctcatcgactggacagctttgaggaagggtggctaggatggttctggtgggtgggttagcattttcaaaagcaagggatcggaataaatgttcctgaacgtctggtggcacgtcaggtgcgtcctgcaaagcagctgacagcctatcaataaattgtccaaatggctcagtggctccttgctttatggtggcataggatgctgactttttcttgtctggtaccaaaagcaaagcttgatgggccaattgctgtgacaatttatgtatttcaacgggaaaggtaagttgtacctgattggttgcatatggtccctgcccagtcagcatatctggctggactccataaAAGGGGTCCCccacatttgtgtgtttgttggcctcttcaattgccaaccgcctccattccctttcaaacatgagaaaCTGGGAAGGTGTCAGAAGAAGGGAGGCAATATTGGATGAATcaccaggacaaagcacatctgctgtgaatatatactgaatgatgttcctggctgcttctgatctgatcccatgagtggtgactgtctgcttagctgattgtaggattttccagtcatggggctcccagatggcattcccattagacactataacgggacaagccagggagctgacagccttccagtcaccgtctaaaagagcatccttcacaactgacgcccatcgtgactgcaatggattttttaaaactgctggcgatgccaattgctggccagtggaaggttccactggttgagcctgacgatttgagagggtggcaaggcgggctatttttttctgtaacatatttggtctttgtatcttgttctgtgatcgctTGTCCCTGCTACAATTGACAACAGGAAGGTCTGGCTCTGAGtcgtcagaatctgaactcggtGGGAGGGGGCAGCGTAGAGCTACCGTGGTGGGatgggaactggcattttcagggctccactctggtgttgtttgggtggctgcttctgccactccgctagcattggggtgcccagcccctccaaaccgCGCCAGGTTgctggccgccgccgccgccgggtaCCGGCGAGCCGCTCCTCTGCGCCTGCACGCACccgcggcagccgccgccgctgccactgcgggggggcgaggggccagcgccgcctcgctcccgtctccgccctggtctccgCCTTGATCCCtgcccctgagttcctcctcttgactcagccctgtttcatcatcaactccgcctgcctcctcaggtgtctccccgcctcccgagggaccTGGGAGGGTCACTTCCTGGTTTGCCTCACTCCGCGGGACCGCCGAGCTGCTAACATCCGCTGCTTGCGAGCAcacttccgctccgggcgcggccaCATTTTTGCTTTGTCTCGCGCCGGCCAGCCCTGCACCACCTGGCTCTGCGTTtccctccaaacgagcgacatctctgacagaggggctgactggagctttctgccctcgcactggccgcatattacaaacattaaagaatttttcaacccgagatgACTTTTGAGcttctgtctgttctgatgtggGTTGCTCAAATGCCTGAACCGCGGCTTCCGCTGCTTTTTTCTCCACAGGCATGCTTTGCAGggtatgtaaaactttcttccaaatgCCTCCATGCTCCaacagtgttttcttgtcttttccgccctctatcactgcgtcccaaagcagctgccccaactcttgccattcggtttcactaaaaatcagcgaaggcttttgcagcttgcctttgcttcttgcccacaggaccaactgttctaaatcggcttctttaactttttcagctctctctgagagaatatgaaagagaagccgcactgaagcctgcagatccccatccatggtgaactttcaccctctctttctgtccgcggcttacctccaaGCCTCCGCGGGTTGcttcgctctcgcttttcttcggcaaggcagcaactCCGCTCCAGCTTTCTGGCCCCAGCCAtgtccacacccgccgttcgggtcccttgtgaacgccgaggtcttcccactgctccaacggactctcgcaaacaaacaacaatgcgaagagtctttttcccCCATTGGGAAAATGGCCCAATTCGGAGTTCTCCTCCGTTTCCACTcgatccccgttcacaaaaagtgaatttaggATCCCGGccccgtcaccatgaggcgatttggacctgaattttcgtcgcgcgactcaaactcgactgcccgttactctaaaagtaatttggcagcctttttggagcctcctgagtccctggtcGGGCGCCactaaaagccagggaatctcagaaacatggaaagctggacaagacaaacgcaggtctgaaccaatgtggttaatcaagcgttctccctttattcaagataaggtggtagtttatataagcttccacatagtttacaaaaacaaagacactctgattgcCAAActaatattgtttaccttttccttaaaacggcctacaccttacactataaaacctatactaattcacacccaaacaacccagtggtccccatcacaccttaagactatttctatctgcaccacaaactctgaatttctaactgcgtcagaggcttgaaggcctcaccaggcctaaatctgaggcctagactggagtagctcaaatttcataactcatgtcctctttctctcaaaaatgctgcaacagatCCCAGTCCAtcttttatcccagactatatttgatcccagtccctattttatcccagtccctctttgatcccagtccatatttgatcccagtccctagttgatcccagtccatatttgatccccGTCCccattttatcccagactatatttgatcccagtccgtatttgatcccagtccctagttgatcccagtccatactgcgaggacgctggactccaggacgctttgggtggatggagacgagagattTCTGGAGGCTGCccttagaatatctggtttattagagagggtgaaaggccctgcttggagtcaccagacctgacccgtggcaggcccgagggcgtgggggaagggagaggcaaggggtagagggagataagagaggatcccaagaggatgttccaggagaggggcagttccaagagaacagaagttccaagagagcatctggctcctcagggactccttgtcaggggcttcaaggtgagctggaacaagactcaggccaatggggtcacagacccctgatgcttcaggggagggtttcaagtgtgggatgaaccatacattggggtgagatccaacagtccatttgacccttggacctacctgtaggtaagggcattgttcaaccagaaggggggattgtcttcatcctggctgtacgaTTGTGTTCTACTTTTCGAGTAACTACGGTTTGGTATGTcacaacttgttaccatctcagtctctctaaaccttttgccagacagtcatatttataaggctttcctatttgaGCTTTCCCAATACATATGATCCCaggccatatgatcccagtccatatctgaccccagtcccaattttatcccagtctatatttgatcccagtccataggatcccaatccacatctgatcccagtctctatttgaacacagtccGTAGTTGATCCAGGTCTCCAGTTGATCCAAGTCCATATGATCTCAGTcccaatttgatcccagtctgtaggatcccagtccctattttatccgagtcccttgttgataccagtccataggatcccagtccatatttgatccttgtccgtatttgatcccagttcagttcattccagtctgtagggccccagtccctaatttatcccagtccttagttgatcctagaccacaggatctcagtgcatatttgatcccaatctctcgttgatcccagtctatatggccctgcacacattccagaggtctggaatttcagctcccagccaggaaaagacattccctttgccctcgaAGGCAGAGCtcttgagaaggggctgaaagccaagtggagcaaaatcctacagagacatttcactgctggcctcCATAACTTTAGCTCCAGgactaagaaataaaataataattgggaaaaaaaataattaaaaaatcaggggtgggtcactgggggcagagggggaaattaaattagaggaggattcaattaaatcagggaaggatctttggtggtccctgaggaaattaaattgggggAGGGTCTTTGGAGGTCCCTGGCTCAAGGGAGAcacggagagagaaacagagcaggcaaagagaggtgggagggaaaggaggacacaaacacaatcagctgagaaggtggtgccctgaaaaacagaactgccacagACTGGGAatgaacggcaaagaaatcagtaagtctgtaagttttatttgctatcaaatacatcccagccacccagccccacacaatccccatcccaccgctccaaactgggatcccacttctcccgatctcctcccaaacccatctcaccctggcagctgtggattcgagtgagtttggtgtgggattgggtttttttgaggtgggaacaagCAATCTGAAGAGGGATTGAGCctctgtgggttaaaattcatttgttttcagtgggatgtgagtggttttAAGGTTAAACAtccatccctcttggcttttggagcgcagagagattgagaagagaaaaaaattaaggtcaacactaaaggagaagcagccaggtgtgttcccaacatggatcacagggaatgtgggtcaccagggctgtgcccaatgtgggtcctccagtgggggatggagtttagctcttctcgcactcggggcactcgcagggcttcccttaccggtgcctctcttggtgtcgggtcaagtgagagttccttgagaatctcttccaacactccccacactcatagggcctctccccagtgtggatgcggcgatgctggatgagggtggagttgagcctgaatcccttcccgcagtcggggcagcagaagggcctctcctccgtgTGACTCCGatagtgctggaggagacaggagctggtctgaaaccccttcccacactcagaacactcgtagggcctctccccagtgtggatcctctggtgcatgatcaggtgggagctctggctgaagctcttcccacactccccacactcgtagggcctctcaccagtgtggatgcgctggtgcctgaggaggtggtagttctgcctgaatcccttcccgcagttggggcagcagaagggcctctcctccgtgTGAACCCGatagtgctggaggagacaggagctggtctgaaaccccttcccacatctggaacactcgtagggcctctccccagtgtgggtcctctggtgcttgatcaggcAAGACCTGtgtctgaagctcttcccacacttcccacactcgtagggcctctccccagtgtggatgcggcgatgcTGGATGAGAGTGGCGttgtccctgaatcccttcccacactcagaacactcgtagggcctctccccagtgtggatcctctggtgcattATCAGGTTGGAGCCccggctgaagctcttcccacactccccacactcgtagggcctctccccactgtggatgcgccggtgcgtGATGAGGTGGGAGTTCttcctgaatcccttcccgcagtcggggcagtGGAAGcacctctcctctgtgtgaacccGATAGTGCttgaggagatgggagctggtctgaaaccccttcccacactcagaacactcgtagggcctctccccagtgtggatgcgccggtgcgtGATGAGGACCGAGTTGTacttgaagcccttcccgcagtcggggcagcggaagggcctctcctctgtgtgaacccGATAGTGCAGGAGGACAcgggagctggtctgaaacctcttcccacactcccaacactcgtagggcctctccccactgtgggtcctctggtgcacgatcagtTCGGATCTcctcctgaagctcttcccacactccgagcacttgtggggcttctccccatcatggagctgctcagggacccccagctccgagctctggctccatctccggccgcctccccggcccagggtgggtctttccccctcagatccccgtgatctgcctttgcagcccctcctcgtgcgggatctccggggcttttcctccccgtcgggttcctgtgctgtggagccgctcaaaacggcctcttccaccaggttctgccgcggggatttgtcctccctgctctccatcctcagctcctgccctgggggaggaaggacaaggagaggctcttcctcttcctcacagcctcccaggggctgggaatgggaaatcctggtttggggaaaacaagggatgagcacgttgagttggaagctccctctgtcccagtccatccctagaagtctctggccacctgggctccataaaaacctcccaaacaccgagatccagccctgaaaaagcctcccaggagttccccgtccctgctccttcccctttgctgttcggggctcccccctgtcccagctgctggggtcacgcttggactgggggtcccccttctcctcactgcctgccctccccatgctgccgggagtcccagcaatcccaaaagctcccccctcttggctctccccattcaggggtgccggggctgtttgggctcccggggctccaaggagtccccccaaggggccTTTTCCGCTCCGCTTCGCAGTACTTCCTTCTCCATacatctccccaaaaaacccaacccaggcaccccccaggagacctggcccgagctccccctccccgctcacctgtgggatggggggcgatgatcccacaggtgggggctgcgaattcaggcagggctcgACCGCGTgattctctctgctctgctccatccgctttgtccctcctcttcctcttcctgccgcccctcctcttccatccctcctcctcctcctcttccttctccctaagcccacctcccgctcctcctccatccctgcccttctctccctgcccttccttccccctcctcctgctctctaaccccactgccttctgctccctcatccctcatcttccatcgctcctcctcctcctcctgtgtcccgtccccacctccttctcctaTTCCATGCTtccccttccatcccccctcctcctcctcctcctcctcttcgttatccccacctccttctcctcttccatccctccccttccataccccctcctcctccccctccccatccccacctcccgctcctccttcatccctgcccttccctccctcctcctcctcccccaggagcagcgacaccctcggttcccgttcccgcagccccggcagcccgcggcaggagcggggatggagccgggacaggtcgggacgggcagcgcggggctctcggctgctcccagccgctgttccgggggggaacccggcccgggccaaaggagaggcaaactggggaaactgggggctgcacatccaaactggggctgcctggggaccctgcctgggcactgccggcccttggggctcttctcaggagatcaggaggggggaacgcagagagggctcggggatgccaggagtggctgcactgggagggactgggctctgctgggaccctactgggacggactgggactGTTCTGGCTTTGTCCTGACaccatactgggatcatactaGGAGGGACTTGGATGGAACTGGTTagtactgggatgaactgggatggactgggagattactggtttggggtttggggttactgggaggggattgggaggtactgggatggactgggacattACTGGTttgcactgggatgaactgggtgggactgggagggactgggatgaactgggaatggggtttggggttacttggatgaactgggagttactggtttgggttttagcgttactgggaggggattgggatgaactgggagttactggtttggggtttggggttactgggaggggattgggatggactgggatgaactgggagttactgggatggactggggccatactgggatgaactgggagggactgggaagccaaactgggcaaactgggagagactgggaagCCAAAGtgggcaaactgggagggactgggatcgtactgggagggactgggaatgggaactgagcaagctgggagttactgggagggaaccgggaggttactgggatgaactgggagttactggaacgttactgggatggactgggaggggatttgggctcactgggatgaactggggccatactgggtcgttactggtttgaactgggaggaactgggagctccggggggggggcgggggcggggctcGCTCCGGGCCGGTTCCATTCCCACccgcgggggggtgggggggggggggggaaggagccGTTCCCTCACCATTTCCTCAGCTGGGCGCGGCGTGCTGCGGGACCTGCGGGCGGCAGCGGAGCTCGGGGCGGATCCCGGCGCTGATCCCGGTGATCCCGGCGGGATCCGCTCCTCCTTTCCCCGATCCCGGCACCCACCGGAGCGGCGGCTGTGGCGGGCGCTGCCGGGAATGGCGGCGGCTGTGGCGGGCGCGGGGCATGCCGGGATACACCGAGGCAAACGGCGTGGCGCCATGTTGTCGCGCCGCGCGGCTCGCTTTACGGTGGTGTGGCGAGGTGAGGGTGTCGCGAAGCGGCAGGCGCGGTTTGCTTTACGGCGGTGTGGCGGGTGACATCTGGAGAACATCTGAGAACATCTGGAAACGGTTGGGAACGGCTGGGAAcggccccacaggagctccagaggagctctatccagaggcacctgggagccttcagcaatccagccagcaacacacgggcaggaggacacggaTGGCGCTTTCTGCCTGGGACGGGGCTTGTGGCAGcaaaggcctgtgccaaagcactcgggcagctgcagcgggaggcaggagggctggcagctccgtgtccgtgtgtccccgtgtccgtgtgtcccatgtccgtgtgtccccgtgtccctgtgtccccgtgtccatgtgtcccatgtccgtgtgtccccgtgtccatGTGTCCCCGTGTATGTGTGTCCCCGTGTatgtgtgtccccgtgtccgtgtgttcccgtgtccctgtgtccccgtgtccctgtgtccccgtgtccgtgtgtcccgtgtccgtgtgtccgctGCCCGCTCGCCCCCGTGCCCAGCCCCGCACtccctggggcagcccctgagcCTGTCCCaacacgggaactttgccgTGTTCAGCCCAGAcctggcttgctttgcttgctgctgcttttgcctttgcttcctagttaggttacctaagcagtccaattttttccctggactgtttttttttctttcctcttcctgaataccatccaacctgctccggactgggatctgggaaacactgaGGAGCACCAAgatcctgcattttgtgatctgcagcagccatccccagtgctggagagcaatccccagtgcccagacccgggtgaccactcccaggaaacaCTTTCTGGATTTGATCATTGTTCATCttgttataaattatgacacgggaccaatttgtgtcactttataaagacaattttattaatttagcaagcaagcagtacgggcaaatgcagcgctgggcggccggggagcctctgctcccaccaatGGCTCGCACCGCACCTCCCGGTTTTTCAGTTCTCATACCCCTTCAGTTCTGGACTTTGTGACAGTCTcgacgtgctctgcatctgcgcggcgtgttgcgaggggtcttttttctgctgtccggtggtcgtttgaggaaagctcctattcttcttcctctgaggtagcgttaaccctgcaataacttctccaaatatggtaACGCAGCTTTCAAAGATCTCTCAATTCCACTATCTACTAATAGCAGtacatcctgccctcctgccccactgtttcctgcgacttacacaatccctggggcttttcctgatgaacaaaaactatgctattgtctttcacaaaTCCCCCCCTTTGTCTTTTCATAATTTTGTTCATCAAACCTTTGTAATTCTTGGTGGCTTATAACTAGGATCTTTCCATTTCTAGGTTTTCTGGTATTGACTCATATTTTGCTCTAATCAGCATCAGGTGTGATGCTTCTAGCCTTCCCTTAATAATGACAGTTCCCCGAGTCCAGAACTCCACCACTGGAATCCTTCTGCAGAGGTTTATATCCATAAGGCCCCCATGATACTTTAAGGAATTTATCTCCTGCTACTGACTAATCTGAAGCTATTGtttcacagccccagtgcccacagaAATATTCTCCAGGGTAGTTGCAATACCCTTTCCCTGGGTTTGATGCTGGGCACATATAAGATCCGTTTCTATCCAAACAAGGCTCTATAGGGGCTAGTTCACATAACTGTGGGTTAAAACTAGGGGATCCGGTTGTTATCTGGTTCCGAATTCCCACACCATCCACTCGGGTTAGTGTCCACCTAAAAGGTTGGTGTAAAGCTTGGGAGCCCTCTCCTTAGTATAGGGTAAAAAAACATTGTAATACCAGTAATTTGCCAATAAGGGTGGAGTCCTGACCTTGCATTTACTATATAATGTCCTATTCTCCCCTTTTGGGTTTGTTGCCCTGCTGGTGTCTTGGGGGTAATCAGACTGGTCTTCTGGAGGAACTTAGTACTTGGCTGGCAATAGTTGGAGCATTTCAGCATTATTCTGTTTTTGGGGGCCTGGCTCTTTCCCCTCTGCCTTGCCCACCGACTTGGGTGCTTCGAGCCGCGGGGTAAaccatcttcttggcagcagcGGTACTCACCTGAGCGCCcattcccctgctcctgcctaaCCTTGTACTGTTCCCAGTTCTTATCCTTGACCGGGGGTGGGTCACACGGGACCCCCTTTAGTTCCCTCCAACAACACTCTTTTATAATTTGGGCAACAAATGGAGGGGGCTCGTTAGAGTGGAAACAAAAGTTTTCTGGATGCACCCCTCTGGTGTAAATTTTCCTCAGCTTCAAAGGGAATCCACTGATTTCCCACTGTCCTAATTTCAACACAGCTTCGGTTAATTCTCGTTCAGTCATGTAACATTCTGTACAAACCCCAGTGGGCAGCCTCCCCCTTTGGCACTGGACTCCCCACCGTTCTTGGCAAACTTTACATGCAAAGCATACAAAAGGATAACAATCACAGTTTACCTTATTACAAATTATCAAATAATCACTAACAAGCAGGTAATTATATCCCTCTTGCTCCCCTTTGTGACCGACTTGAATGATGTATACAGAGTTCATCAGTTTCTCTTAATGGTAACCTTCaagtccccaggctggctggtcACCTTCCAGTGGTCGTCTGTGGTGCCTGGACCTTTGACGTGGCTCACATGAATCCACCCCTTCTCAGCTGTTCTGATAGCAGTTTCTGTGGTAAGCAAAACAACAAACGGACCTTCCCAACGTGAGGTCAGGCAGGTCTCTTTCCAAGTTTTAATAAGTACTTTATCCCCAGGCTTTATTTTGTGAATGGGGAGGTCCAAAGGTGGTCTCTGCACTAACAGCCTCTTTTTCCGGAGCTCCTCTCTCCTATTCATTATCTGTGTGATGTAGGTGttgatttgaaaattttctaCACATGGGTGGTTCATGGGGGCCTCAATGTCATATGGCATCCTAAACAGCATCTCAAAGGGTGAAACCCCCACATCAGTGCGAGGTTGGGTACAGATGTTCAACAGTGCTAAAGGGGTAAGCATCTTACCCATGACATAACTTAGTcaattgtttcttaatttccctgtcgccctgattcttgagttttcttaagccttctgaatttacattctattgggaaactttcccacacagtttctgtaaataatgtattgttttgcattcctccatgggggtggagagacttgatgtactagtgctttgtccaatgtcttcggagaggtggcccgttcactctccaatccactgtcacctttggagaagtataaaagttggagtcagaaaataaacgctctcttttttgccttgcaaggtagcaattggctcgcgtttgctttctcgtgtcctatagcgacatctggtgaccgCCGAAGTGTATTGCAGCTTAGGCTGGGACCTGTTGgtgagatttttctgtttgtttagaGCGTTGcctgttgctggttttttttggtaatggagagctttgagggcattagggaggagtctgtggctttggacgtttggagggaggtgctgaagcgGAAACGCGTTCCTTTttattgggatgattttgagaggctgtttttatgggcaagggagcagggattctttcccaatcttgctgaggccctttcctgggagaattgGTCTCCCGTGGGAGATC
The DNA window shown above is from Taeniopygia guttata chromosome 37, bTaeGut7.mat, whole genome shotgun sequence and carries:
- the LOC140681566 gene encoding uncharacterized protein, which encodes MAPRRLPRCIPACPAPATAAAIPGSARHSRRSGPAARRAQLRKCPHLWDHRPPSHRISHSQPLGGCEEEEEPLLVLPPPGQELRMESREDKSPRQNLVEEAVLSGSTAQEPDGEEKPRRSRTRRGCKGRSRGSEGERPTLGRGGGRRWSQSSELGVPEQLHDGEKPHKCSECGKSFRRRSELIVHQRTHSGERPYECWECGKRFQTSSRVLLHYRVHTEERPFRCPDCGKGFKYNSVLITHRRIHTGERPYECSECGKGFQTSSHLLKHYRVHTEERCFHCPDCGKGFRKNSHLITHRRIHSGERPYECGECGKSFSRGSNLIMHQRIHTGERPYECSECGKGFRDNATLIQHRRIHTGERPYECGKCGKSFRHRSCLIKHQRTHTGERPYECSRCGKGFQTSSCLLQHYRVHTEERPFCCPNCGKGFRQNYHLLRHQRIHTGERPYECGECGKSFSQSSHLIMHQRIHTGERPYECSECGKGFQTSSCLLQHYRSHTEERPFCCPDCGKGFRLNSTLIQHRRIHTGERPYECGECWKRFSRNSHLTRHQERHR